One genomic segment of Pandoraea thiooxydans includes these proteins:
- a CDS encoding LutB/LldF family L-lactate oxidation iron-sulfur protein, whose protein sequence is MSAQPIHFVAPGDFKQRARVALDDPKLRASFRGAMDFLQGKRASQFPDGEELERLRDLGEAVRQHALARLPELLEQLEAKLTAAGVHVHWAATADEANEVVLGIARAASAQRIIKGKSMASEEIELNHYLAEHNIACIESDMGEYIVQLAGEKPSHIVMPAIHKTRGDIAQLFEQRIPDTHYTEDVDELIQTGRRALRSAFVEADIGLSGVNFAAADTGTLWLVENEGNGRLSTTVPDTHIAIMGIEKVVAKLEHIVPLSSLLTRSATGQAITTYFNLISGPRRAGERDGPRNVHLVLLDNGRTQAYADEQLRATLQCIRCGACMNHCPVYTRIGGHAYGTTYPGPIGKIISPHLLGLDATADLPSASTLCGACGEVCPVRIPIPQLLIRLRTEANRSPDERVAHPLRGQGANYRVTQDLAWRFWSGAFAHPRAYRAFRWLATRMRALTPARQMGWTANRTPLKPAERSLADLLRERGQAE, encoded by the coding sequence ATGAGCGCCCAGCCGATACATTTCGTCGCGCCCGGCGACTTCAAACAGCGCGCGCGCGTCGCGCTCGACGACCCGAAGCTGCGCGCCAGCTTTCGCGGCGCCATGGACTTCCTGCAAGGCAAGCGGGCCAGCCAGTTTCCCGACGGCGAGGAACTCGAACGGCTGCGCGATCTGGGCGAGGCGGTTCGCCAGCACGCGCTGGCGCGGCTGCCCGAACTGCTCGAGCAACTCGAAGCCAAGCTCACCGCCGCAGGCGTGCACGTGCACTGGGCCGCAACCGCCGACGAAGCCAACGAGGTCGTGCTGGGTATCGCGCGGGCGGCGAGCGCGCAACGCATAATCAAAGGCAAGTCGATGGCCAGCGAGGAAATCGAACTCAATCATTACCTCGCCGAACACAATATCGCGTGCATCGAGTCCGACATGGGCGAATATATCGTCCAGTTGGCCGGCGAGAAGCCCTCGCATATCGTGATGCCGGCAATCCACAAGACGCGTGGCGACATCGCTCAACTGTTCGAGCAGCGCATTCCCGACACGCACTACACGGAGGACGTCGACGAGCTGATCCAGACCGGCCGGCGCGCGCTGCGCAGCGCGTTCGTCGAGGCGGACATCGGCCTGTCGGGCGTGAATTTCGCGGCAGCCGATACCGGCACGCTGTGGCTGGTCGAGAACGAAGGCAACGGACGCCTTTCGACCACCGTGCCCGACACTCACATCGCCATCATGGGCATCGAGAAAGTGGTCGCGAAGCTCGAACACATCGTACCGCTATCGAGCCTGCTGACACGCTCGGCCACCGGGCAAGCCATCACCACCTACTTCAATCTGATCAGCGGCCCGCGGCGCGCCGGGGAGCGCGATGGCCCGCGCAACGTGCACCTCGTGCTGCTCGACAACGGCCGCACGCAGGCCTACGCCGACGAACAGTTGCGCGCGACCCTGCAGTGCATTCGCTGCGGCGCATGCATGAACCACTGCCCGGTCTACACGCGCATCGGCGGCCACGCCTACGGCACGACCTATCCGGGGCCGATCGGCAAGATCATCTCGCCGCATCTGCTCGGACTCGACGCGACCGCCGACCTGCCGAGCGCATCGACGCTGTGCGGCGCCTGCGGCGAAGTCTGCCCGGTGCGCATTCCGATCCCGCAACTATTGATCCGGCTGCGTACCGAAGCCAATCGCAGCCCCGATGAGCGCGTCGCGCATCCGCTGCGCGGCCAGGGCGCGAATTACCGGGTCACGCAAGATCTGGCGTGGCGCTTCTGGAGCGGCGCGTTCGCCCATCCGCGCGCCTACCGCGCATTCCGCTGGTTGGCCACGCGCATGCGCGCGCTCACGCCTGCC
- a CDS encoding LutC/YkgG family protein, with the protein MSARDAILARLRAAAPRTVPTDAQALSQAIDHHYDGRRAAPDADPLAAAQTMLAALTALHAEAWCADAASWPAQLAQRLAAAGVRRLLLDPVRPEAAALIEALPPAIEAVAFAQPIEAWKRELFDTIDAGFTVARSGIAATGTLVIAPDASTPRTVSLVPPLHVAVVHAHTLHADLHEAARAEQWPAGMPSNLVLVSGPSKTSDIQQTTAYGAHGPRRLWVVIVTDAQGTTS; encoded by the coding sequence ATGAGCGCGCGCGACGCCATCCTCGCGCGGCTGCGCGCTGCCGCGCCGCGCACTGTCCCGACCGACGCGCAGGCACTCAGCCAGGCAATCGACCACCATTACGACGGACGACGGGCGGCACCAGACGCCGACCCACTCGCCGCCGCACAGACCATGCTGGCCGCACTGACCGCGCTGCACGCCGAGGCCTGGTGCGCCGATGCCGCGTCATGGCCGGCGCAATTGGCGCAACGCCTGGCGGCAGCCGGCGTGCGTCGGTTACTGCTCGATCCCGTCCGTCCGGAGGCAGCGGCGCTCATCGAAGCGCTGCCGCCCGCCATTGAGGCGGTTGCGTTCGCGCAGCCGATCGAGGCATGGAAGCGCGAGCTGTTCGACACCATCGACGCCGGCTTCACGGTCGCCCGCTCCGGCATTGCGGCCACCGGCACGCTCGTGATCGCGCCCGACGCCAGCACCCCGCGCACCGTATCGCTGGTGCCGCCGCTGCACGTCGCCGTGGTGCACGCGCACACGCTGCACGCCGATCTGCACGAGGCTGCGCGCGCCGAGCAATGGCCGGCGGGCATGCCGAGCAATCTGGTGCTGGTCTCCGGCCCATCGAAAACGTCCGATATTCAGCAAACCACCGCCTATGGCGCGCACGGTCCGCGCCGCCTTTGGGTCGTGATCGTCACCGACGCGCAAGGAACCACCTCATGA
- a CDS encoding (Fe-S)-binding protein codes for MSERAYPKAVPSHVYLFATCLVDLFVPAAGLDTVRLLEREQLTVHYPRGQSCCGQPAYSSGNPDEARRVAAAQLDLFAEPWPVIVPSGSCAGMMRHHWPALFADDPVNGPKAREIASRVYELAEFLVNVLHIRFDTLPHDVGSPEERVVLHTSCAARREMGTRGHGVALLDGLPGVTRIEHERESECCGFGGTFSLKHPDISGAMVRDKVASACATGCDRLVSADCGCLLNIGHAAAKQGAPLPVEHLATFLWRRTADATSPLGAAQ; via the coding sequence ATGTCGGAGAGAGCCTACCCAAAGGCTGTGCCATCACACGTCTATTTGTTCGCGACTTGCCTGGTCGACCTGTTCGTCCCTGCGGCAGGCCTGGACACTGTGCGATTGCTCGAGCGCGAGCAGTTGACGGTGCACTATCCGCGCGGCCAAAGCTGCTGCGGGCAGCCCGCCTACAGCAGCGGCAATCCGGACGAGGCGCGGCGCGTGGCCGCCGCCCAGCTGGACCTGTTTGCCGAACCCTGGCCGGTGATCGTGCCGTCGGGTTCGTGCGCCGGCATGATGCGGCATCACTGGCCTGCGCTGTTCGCCGACGATCCCGTCAATGGCCCGAAGGCGCGCGAGATAGCCTCACGCGTGTATGAGCTCGCTGAGTTTCTCGTCAACGTGCTGCATATCCGGTTCGATACCCTGCCACACGATGTCGGCTCGCCCGAAGAACGCGTGGTGCTGCACACCTCGTGCGCGGCACGCCGGGAAATGGGTACGCGCGGGCACGGAGTGGCGCTGCTCGATGGGTTGCCTGGCGTAACCCGCATCGAACACGAGCGAGAATCGGAATGCTGCGGCTTCGGCGGCACGTTCTCGTTGAAGCACCCCGATATTTCCGGCGCCATGGTGCGCGACAAGGTCGCGTCGGCCTGCGCCACCGGCTGCGACCGGCTCGTGTCGGCCGATTGCGGATGCCTGCTGAACATCGGGCATGCGGCAGCCAAACAGGGTGCGCCGCTGCCGGTCGAGCATCTCGCGACATTCCTCTGGCGCCGCACGGCCGACGCGACGTCGCCTCTCGGAGCAGCGCAATGA
- a CDS encoding FadR/GntR family transcriptional regulator, with amino-acid sequence MRRIETALLDGSWPAGARLPAERELAQQYGVARNTIREAIQRLAARGLLQSRRGAGVFVSDGLRTGIASPWGQLVADHPVLCGDILEFRRVLEGATAYFAALRADAGDRERILAQMHALESARTAGDVTAEAVADARFHDAIALASHNAMFLHLHTSVIGLLREHITTNGMGVREEDVGAPDLLLQQHRTICDEICERRPEEARTAMQAHIDFVRGHVRQQGDRD; translated from the coding sequence ATGCGCCGGATCGAGACGGCGCTGCTCGACGGCTCATGGCCGGCCGGCGCGCGCCTGCCGGCGGAGCGCGAACTGGCTCAGCAGTATGGGGTCGCGCGCAACACGATTCGCGAGGCGATTCAGCGGCTCGCCGCTCGAGGCCTGCTGCAGAGCCGGCGGGGCGCGGGGGTGTTCGTGTCGGACGGCCTGCGCACCGGCATTGCCTCGCCGTGGGGGCAGTTGGTGGCCGATCATCCGGTACTGTGCGGCGATATTCTCGAATTCCGCCGCGTGCTAGAGGGGGCGACCGCTTATTTCGCGGCGTTGCGAGCCGATGCCGGTGACCGCGAGCGAATTCTGGCGCAAATGCATGCGCTCGAGTCGGCGCGCACCGCAGGCGACGTGACGGCCGAGGCGGTGGCTGATGCCAGATTTCACGATGCCATCGCGCTTGCCTCCCACAACGCGATGTTTCTGCATCTGCATACCAGCGTCATCGGCCTGCTGCGCGAGCACATCACAACCAACGGCATGGGCGTGCGAGAGGAAGATGTCGGCGCGCCGGATCTGTTGCTGCAACAGCATCGCACCATTTGCGACGAGATCTGCGAGCGGCGCCCGGAAGAGGCCCGGACCGCGATGCAGGCGCATATCGACTTCGTGCGAGGGCATGTGCGGCAGCAGGGCGATCGAGACTGA
- a CDS encoding NAD(P)/FAD-dependent oxidoreductase has translation MTSTPIFAVIGAGMAGLSCASELHAAGLGVRIFDKSRGAGGRMSTRREGSGQWDHGAQYFTASTPEFTQQIESWLAAGVLAQWQPQLAIIPPRPAASSSHPRRYVGVPAMTAPARHLATRLPLECLRTIDAIRRDGQGWQIHSTERGWHEERFAGVALAMPAPQAAALLRAAAPGLAAEAGAFAMTPCWAAMLQYESAPPLPFDAAFVNHGPLRWVARNASKAGRDANHCWVLHASAEWSAAHEEDPPDTVLRALLQAFTELGAPPPIVARVHRWRYANLPAIETAPAPGMLWQADLGLGICGDWLHGGKVEGAWLSGRALGRAIAASPRARRGAAAASASSGL, from the coding sequence ATGACTTCGACACCTATTTTCGCCGTGATCGGCGCCGGCATGGCCGGCCTGAGTTGCGCCTCGGAACTGCATGCTGCGGGTCTGGGCGTGCGGATTTTCGACAAAAGCCGCGGCGCCGGCGGGCGCATGAGCACACGGCGCGAGGGCTCCGGCCAATGGGATCATGGCGCGCAATATTTCACGGCCAGCACCCCCGAATTCACGCAGCAGATCGAAAGCTGGCTCGCCGCCGGCGTACTGGCGCAATGGCAGCCGCAATTGGCAATCATCCCGCCGCGCCCCGCCGCATCGTCGTCACACCCGCGACGCTATGTCGGCGTGCCCGCCATGACAGCGCCGGCCCGTCATCTGGCGACACGTTTGCCGCTCGAGTGCCTGCGAACCATCGATGCGATACGGCGCGACGGCCAAGGGTGGCAGATTCACAGCACCGAACGTGGCTGGCACGAGGAGAGATTTGCCGGTGTGGCGCTTGCCATGCCAGCCCCGCAAGCCGCCGCGCTGCTGCGGGCCGCGGCACCCGGGCTTGCCGCCGAGGCCGGCGCATTCGCCATGACGCCCTGCTGGGCCGCCATGCTGCAGTACGAAAGCGCTCCGCCCTTGCCATTCGATGCCGCTTTCGTCAATCACGGCCCGTTGCGCTGGGTCGCGCGCAATGCCAGCAAGGCCGGCCGCGACGCCAATCACTGCTGGGTATTGCACGCCTCTGCCGAATGGAGCGCTGCCCATGAGGAAGACCCGCCCGACACTGTGCTGCGCGCATTACTGCAGGCCTTCACCGAATTGGGCGCGCCCCCGCCGATTGTCGCGCGCGTTCACCGCTGGCGTTATGCGAACCTGCCCGCCATCGAAACCGCTCCCGCTCCGGGCATGTTGTGGCAGGCCGACCTCGGCCTGGGCATTTGTGGCGACTGGTTGCACGGCGGCAAGGTGGAAGGAGCCTGGCTGAGCGGCCGCGCGCTTGGGCGCGCCATCGCGGCTTCGCCCCGGGCAAGGCGTGGCGCCGCTGCCGCAAGCGCCTCAAGTGGGCTTTGA
- a CDS encoding MerR family transcriptional regulator yields the protein MERTKTSVTGKTHGYRSGKAARLAGMPVTTLRIWERRYGIVAPPTTASGQRLYSEDDVRRLVRIKALVDRGYAIGSIARLDEQQLAELEASNGQRAMRARADDEPVVLGLAVVGDVLPERLAEYAGELGLQGLQVRASYPSIGDFEAARARGVKVDAQILLVEVPGLWDETVEQVLRMTHGGGFRAAAVIYPFGSNGAAASLHLAGVRVYRRPGNRTELRQLLSDMRRECERERAVSLGGERVRRRFDDRHLVSLSGSAAPIACECPRHIVDLILQLDAFETYSDSCANDSPADRVLHRLLGDIANHARHAFESALEQIAAGHGKPVPGGA from the coding sequence ATGGAACGAACGAAAACGTCGGTGACAGGAAAGACGCACGGTTATCGAAGCGGCAAGGCGGCGCGTCTGGCTGGCATGCCGGTGACGACCCTGCGCATCTGGGAGCGGCGCTATGGCATTGTTGCGCCGCCGACCACAGCGTCGGGCCAGCGCCTGTACTCGGAAGACGATGTCCGGCGTTTGGTGCGGATCAAGGCGCTGGTCGATCGAGGCTATGCGATTGGATCGATCGCCAGGCTCGACGAGCAACAGTTGGCGGAGCTCGAGGCGTCCAACGGCCAGCGCGCCATGCGAGCCCGTGCGGACGACGAGCCGGTGGTGCTCGGCCTGGCGGTGGTGGGTGACGTGTTGCCCGAGCGCCTGGCGGAGTATGCCGGTGAGCTCGGTTTGCAAGGCTTGCAGGTGCGGGCCAGCTATCCATCCATTGGAGATTTCGAGGCGGCTCGTGCCCGAGGTGTGAAGGTCGACGCCCAGATACTGCTGGTCGAGGTGCCCGGCCTGTGGGACGAGACGGTCGAGCAGGTATTGCGGATGACGCACGGCGGCGGATTTCGCGCGGCGGCGGTGATTTACCCGTTCGGCTCGAACGGCGCGGCCGCCTCGCTGCATCTTGCCGGCGTGCGCGTCTATCGTCGCCCTGGTAATCGGACCGAACTGCGGCAATTGCTGAGTGACATGCGCCGCGAGTGCGAACGCGAACGGGCGGTGTCGCTGGGCGGCGAGCGCGTGCGCCGCCGTTTCGACGATCGCCACCTGGTGTCGCTGTCTGGTAGCGCTGCGCCGATTGCGTGCGAGTGCCCGCGCCATATCGTCGATTTGATCCTGCAACTGGATGCTTTCGAGACGTACAGCGACAGCTGTGCGAACGACTCGCCCGCCGATCGGGTTTTGCATCGATTGCTGGGCGACATAGCGAATCACGCGCGGCACGCGTTCGAGAGTGCCTTGGAACAAATCGCCGCCGGACACGGCAAGCCCGTGCCCGGCGGCGCATGA
- the folE gene encoding GTP cyclohydrolase I, with amino-acid sequence MDLMVQPPSVTGEACDGIPLSQRIRQRLMSAGTRFHANDNIAAYLREGELDALQQEVADKLQGVLRSLVIDVENDHNSRDTARRVAKMFVREVFAGRYEAAPAVTEFPNVERLNELMIIGPISVRSACSHHLCPIMGRVWIGVLPDENSNLIGLSKYARLVNWVMARPQIQEEAIAQLADLLETRLAPDGLAIVLEADHFCMHWRGVKDDNAKMVNSVMRGAFQRDPALRREFLSLLPRRDQ; translated from the coding sequence ATGGATCTGATGGTGCAACCCCCTTCCGTCACGGGCGAAGCCTGCGACGGCATACCCTTGTCGCAGCGCATACGTCAGCGGCTGATGAGCGCGGGAACGCGTTTTCATGCCAACGACAACATCGCGGCCTATCTGCGCGAAGGCGAGCTCGACGCGCTGCAACAGGAGGTCGCGGACAAGCTGCAAGGCGTATTGCGCTCGCTGGTCATCGATGTCGAGAACGATCACAACTCGCGAGACACGGCGCGCCGGGTCGCCAAGATGTTCGTGCGGGAAGTGTTCGCCGGCCGCTATGAAGCTGCGCCCGCCGTCACGGAGTTTCCCAATGTCGAGCGTTTGAACGAGCTGATGATCATCGGCCCGATCAGCGTGCGTAGCGCCTGCTCGCATCATCTGTGCCCGATCATGGGGCGCGTATGGATCGGCGTGTTGCCGGATGAAAACTCGAACCTGATCGGCCTGTCGAAATACGCGCGCCTGGTCAATTGGGTCATGGCACGGCCGCAGATCCAGGAAGAGGCGATTGCGCAGCTGGCCGACCTGCTCGAGACGCGGCTGGCGCCCGACGGGCTGGCAATCGTGCTCGAAGCAGACCATTTCTGCATGCACTGGCGCGGTGTCAAGGACGACAACGCGAAGATGGTCAATAGTGTGATGCGCGGCGCGTTCCAGCGCGATCCGGCGCTGCGCCGGGAATTTCTTTCTCTGCTGCCAAGGCGCGATCAGTAA
- a CDS encoding HugZ family protein — translation MNIAIEDAVALLHEAPHGTLATYSATLSGYPYATGVPYVTDAHHRPVLCISRLAEHTKNLLADPRASLFVAHPGTADIQAAPRLTLTGEVEPFEPPLDFLERYLRYQPGARELLVLDFIFLRLNPLQTRVIEGIGRMGWLSREDWAALPVVPHSEETALVNLAVQHMRPDVRLLGIDCYGMDLMVHGQRTRHRFADGPLHADALAEAVDRVAPTFGI, via the coding sequence GTGAACATCGCTATCGAAGACGCCGTTGCCTTATTGCACGAAGCACCCCACGGCACCCTGGCCACCTATTCGGCCACATTGTCCGGTTATCCGTATGCCACCGGCGTGCCCTACGTGACAGATGCGCATCATCGTCCGGTGCTGTGCATCAGCAGGCTGGCCGAACACACCAAGAACTTGCTGGCCGACCCACGTGCCAGTCTGTTCGTTGCGCATCCGGGCACAGCCGACATTCAGGCGGCCCCGCGGCTGACGCTCACCGGCGAGGTGGAGCCTTTCGAGCCGCCGCTCGATTTTCTGGAGCGCTATCTGCGCTATCAGCCGGGTGCGCGGGAACTGCTTGTGCTGGACTTCATTTTCCTGCGGCTCAACCCGCTCCAGACCCGAGTGATCGAAGGCATCGGCCGCATGGGCTGGTTATCACGTGAGGACTGGGCAGCATTGCCGGTGGTGCCGCACAGTGAAGAAACCGCCCTGGTCAATCTCGCGGTCCAGCATATGCGACCCGACGTGCGGCTGCTTGGCATCGACTGCTACGGGATGGACTTGATGGTTCATGGCCAACGCACCCGCCACCGGTTTGCCGACGGACCGCTGCACGCCGACGCGCTCGCCGAAGCGGTCGACCGGGTCGCCCCCACGTTCGGCATCTGA
- a CDS encoding DUF4148 domain-containing protein, producing MKRNLLAAALLSTVLAGAAGSAMASDAYPDGSQLAGIPAASVLSRAQVKAELAQARTQGLLVSSDAAYPHSIEQGPGKSRAAVKTELAQARAAGVLEQNDIVYPRAMAVAQPAALAQNGALTVASIEPGSISPQP from the coding sequence ATGAAACGCAATCTTTTGGCCGCCGCCTTGCTGTCCACTGTGCTCGCCGGTGCCGCCGGCTCGGCGATGGCCAGCGACGCTTACCCCGATGGTTCGCAACTGGCCGGCATCCCCGCGGCCTCGGTGCTCAGCCGCGCCCAGGTCAAGGCTGAACTGGCACAGGCGCGGACCCAGGGCCTGCTGGTGTCGAGCGACGCAGCGTACCCGCACTCGATCGAACAAGGCCCGGGCAAATCCCGTGCAGCCGTCAAGACCGAACTCGCGCAAGCCCGCGCGGCCGGCGTGCTCGAGCAGAACGACATCGTGTATCCGCGCGCCATGGCAGTAGCGCAACCCGCCGCGCTTGCTCAAAACGGCGCGCTGACGGTTGCCAGCATCGAACCCGGCAGCATCTCCCCGCAACCTTGA
- a CDS encoding EAL and HDOD domain-containing protein, producing the protein MQRFSSSGRAKANTATAASISDDDTGVPEEQVYLGRQPILDCRGALTAFELLFRSSLANFAVVTNDAEATAHVISRIFGDVGIHAALGGHTGYVNVDRTMLMSDIIELLPPERFVLEILETVELDQVLLERCQALRKLGFRCALDDVSRLSPRFEEILPYIDIVKIDFLQCPRDEIEALVKVVKQHGKVLLAEKIETLEDHEIAMRMGFEMFQGYYFAKPQVLSSRKTNASRTALLRLLVLLSGEPSIAEIETELKAHPDLVVKLLRLLNSSAVGLTRTISSLHTAILVIGTRQVARWAQMLLFVEGNQLNLRADPLAELCGTRARFMELAANRIRPNDGRFSDTAFITGVLSLIYVLYGEATSDVVQRLPIDANIRRAVLNREGELGLLLDAAEATESGDYDSMAAACEPLPALEADDLAAIGLAAGAWYNYSVSPPRKDAGNTST; encoded by the coding sequence ATGCAACGTTTTAGCTCATCGGGCCGCGCCAAGGCGAACACTGCCACCGCCGCGTCCATATCCGACGATGACACCGGAGTGCCCGAGGAGCAGGTCTACCTCGGGCGCCAGCCTATTCTGGACTGCCGTGGCGCACTGACCGCGTTCGAGTTGCTGTTTCGTTCCAGCCTGGCCAATTTTGCTGTCGTCACGAATGACGCCGAGGCGACTGCGCATGTGATTTCTCGCATCTTCGGCGACGTCGGCATCCATGCGGCGCTGGGCGGACACACCGGCTACGTGAATGTCGACCGGACGATGCTGATGTCCGACATCATCGAACTGCTGCCGCCCGAGCGCTTCGTGCTGGAAATCCTCGAAACGGTGGAACTCGATCAGGTGCTGCTCGAGCGTTGCCAGGCGTTGCGCAAGCTCGGTTTTCGTTGCGCCCTCGACGATGTTTCACGCCTGTCGCCACGCTTCGAGGAAATTCTGCCGTATATCGACATCGTCAAAATCGACTTCCTGCAATGCCCTCGCGACGAGATCGAGGCGCTCGTCAAGGTAGTCAAGCAACACGGCAAGGTGCTGCTGGCAGAAAAGATCGAAACCCTGGAAGACCATGAAATCGCCATGCGCATGGGTTTCGAGATGTTCCAGGGCTATTACTTCGCCAAACCCCAAGTACTGTCCTCGCGCAAGACCAACGCCTCGCGCACGGCCCTGTTGCGGCTGCTGGTGCTGCTCAGCGGCGAACCGAGCATCGCCGAAATCGAAACCGAACTCAAGGCGCATCCGGACCTGGTCGTCAAGCTGCTGCGCCTGCTCAACTCGAGCGCCGTTGGCCTGACGCGAACGATTTCATCGCTGCACACCGCGATTCTGGTTATTGGCACCCGTCAGGTCGCGCGCTGGGCGCAAATGCTGCTGTTTGTCGAAGGCAATCAACTCAATCTGCGCGCCGATCCGTTGGCCGAGCTGTGCGGCACGCGGGCGCGGTTCATGGAACTGGCCGCCAACCGCATCCGGCCGAACGATGGCCGCTTCAGCGACACCGCCTTCATCACCGGTGTGCTCTCGCTGATCTATGTGCTGTACGGCGAAGCCACCAGCGACGTCGTGCAGCGCCTGCCGATCGACGCCAACATACGGCGCGCCGTGCTCAACCGCGAAGGCGAGCTGGGCCTGCTGCTCGACGCCGCCGAGGCCACTGAGTCCGGCGATTACGACAGCATGGCCGCCGCCTGCGAGCCGCTGCCCGCACTCGAGGCCGACGACCTGGCCGCGATCGGCCTGGCGGCCGGAGCCTGGTACAACTACTCGGTCTCTCCACCCCGCAAGGACGCGGGAAATACCAGCACCTGA